In Halothermothrix orenii H 168, the sequence TCCTATAGAAGCAAGGCCAACAGCCAGACCGGCGGCCAGATAACCAAAACCGGTACCACTACTATCACCGGAAACAGCTTCTGCAGCACTGGCAATACCGGGGAAAACCAGGCTTAATCCCCAGAAAACCATCAAACCCATGAATACTAGATTCAAACCTACCGACATAACTTTAACCAAATTGTTTGTTTTCTTTGTAGTTAACAAAAAGCTAAAGATCCATGATATTACAACCATCAAAATTAATGCAATTCCTGTCATAACCATAACATATTCCTCCTTATATCAAAGTTTCTTTATATTTGCAGTCCACCAGCTAACCGGATTTTATATAATAAAAATATATAAAAATTAATTTTTTTGA encodes:
- a CDS encoding ATP synthase subunit C, whose product is MVMTGIALILMVVISWIFSFLLTTKKTNNLVKVMSVGLNLVFMGLMVFWGLSLVFPGIASAAEAVSGDSSGTGFGYLAAGLAVGLASIGAGIGVGIAGASAIGAISEKPEILGRTLIFIGLAEGVAIYGLIIAIMILGRL